The following proteins are co-located in the Rhea pennata isolate bPtePen1 chromosome 2, bPtePen1.pri, whole genome shotgun sequence genome:
- the SSR1 gene encoding translocon-associated protein subunit alpha isoform X2, whose protein sequence is MGRLSRMLLLALLVFPAAVLLGGARRGPGAGLLVAAQDATEDEEAVEDTVVEDEDDEAEVEEDEPTDLTEEKEEEDLSGEPKASPSADTTILFVKGEDFPANNIVKFLVGFTNKGTEDFIVESLDASFRYPQDYQFYIQNFTALPLNTVVPPQRQATFEYSFIPAEPMGGRPFGLVINLNYRDVNGNVFQDAVFNQTVTIIEKEDGLDGETIFMYMFLAGLGLLVIVGLHQLLESRKRKRPVQKVEMGTSNQNDVDMSWIPQETLNQINKASPRRLPRKRAQKRSVGSDED, encoded by the exons ATGGGGCGCCTATCGCGGATGCTGTTGCTCGCCCTGCTGGTGTTCCCCGCCGCTGTGCTGctcggcggcgcccgccgcggcccag GTGCAGGCTTACTTGTTGCAGCTCAAGATGCTACAGAAGATGAGGAAGCTGTGGAAGATACTGTAGTtgaagatgaagatgatgaagCAGAAGTTGAAGAAGATGAGCCTACAGACTTG acagaagagaaagaggaagaagactTGTCAGGCGAACCTAAAGCCTCACCTAGTGCTGATACAACCATCTTATTTGTGAAAGGTGAAG ACTTTCCAGCAAACAACATTGTAAAATTTCTGGTAGGCTTCACCAATAAGGGTACAGAGGATTTTATTGTTGAGTCTCTAGATGCTTCTTTCCGTTACCCTCAAGACTACCAGTTTTATATCCAGAACTTCACAGCTCTCCCACTGAATACAGTAGTTCCACCACAGAGACAAGCCACGTTTGAGTACTCTTTCATCCCAGCTGAGCCTATGGGTGGCCGTCCTTTTGGACTAGTTATCAATCTAAACTACAGAGATGTAAAT GGCAATGTGTTCCAAGATGCTGTCTTCAATCAAACAGTTACAATTATTGAAAAAGAAGATGGGCTGGATGGAGAAAC GATCTTCATGTATATGTTCCTTGCTGGACTTGGTCTACTTGTCATTGTTGGCCTACATCAATTATTAGAATCCAGGAAG aggaagagaCCAGTACAGAAAGTAGAGATGGGAACATCAAATCAGAATGATGTTGATATGAGCTGGATTCCTCAAGAAACTTTAAATCAAATCA
- the SSR1 gene encoding translocon-associated protein subunit alpha isoform X1, translating to MGRLSRMLLLALLVFPAAVLLGGARRGPGAGLLVAAQDATEDEEAVEDTVVEDEDDEAEVEEDEPTDLTEEKEEEDLSGEPKASPSADTTILFVKGEDFPANNIVKFLVGFTNKGTEDFIVESLDASFRYPQDYQFYIQNFTALPLNTVVPPQRQATFEYSFIPAEPMGGRPFGLVINLNYRDVNGNVFQDAVFNQTVTIIEKEDGLDGETIFMYMFLAGLGLLVIVGLHQLLESRKRKRPVQKVEMGTSNQNDVDMSWIPQETLNQINKASPRRLPRKRAQKRSVGSDEKNPART from the exons ATGGGGCGCCTATCGCGGATGCTGTTGCTCGCCCTGCTGGTGTTCCCCGCCGCTGTGCTGctcggcggcgcccgccgcggcccag GTGCAGGCTTACTTGTTGCAGCTCAAGATGCTACAGAAGATGAGGAAGCTGTGGAAGATACTGTAGTtgaagatgaagatgatgaagCAGAAGTTGAAGAAGATGAGCCTACAGACTTG acagaagagaaagaggaagaagactTGTCAGGCGAACCTAAAGCCTCACCTAGTGCTGATACAACCATCTTATTTGTGAAAGGTGAAG ACTTTCCAGCAAACAACATTGTAAAATTTCTGGTAGGCTTCACCAATAAGGGTACAGAGGATTTTATTGTTGAGTCTCTAGATGCTTCTTTCCGTTACCCTCAAGACTACCAGTTTTATATCCAGAACTTCACAGCTCTCCCACTGAATACAGTAGTTCCACCACAGAGACAAGCCACGTTTGAGTACTCTTTCATCCCAGCTGAGCCTATGGGTGGCCGTCCTTTTGGACTAGTTATCAATCTAAACTACAGAGATGTAAAT GGCAATGTGTTCCAAGATGCTGTCTTCAATCAAACAGTTACAATTATTGAAAAAGAAGATGGGCTGGATGGAGAAAC GATCTTCATGTATATGTTCCTTGCTGGACTTGGTCTACTTGTCATTGTTGGCCTACATCAATTATTAGAATCCAGGAAG aggaagagaCCAGTACAGAAAGTAGAGATGGGAACATCAAATCAGAATGATGTTGATATGAGCTGGATTCCTCAAGAAACTTTAAATCAAATCA
- the SSR1 gene encoding translocon-associated protein subunit alpha isoform X3, whose protein sequence is MGRLSRMLLLALLVFPAAVLLGGARRGPGAGLLVAAQDATEDEEAVEDTVVEDEDDEAEVEEDEPTDLTEEKEEEDLSGEPKASPSADTTILFVKGEDFPANNIVKFLVGFTNKGTEDFIVESLDASFRYPQDYQFYIQNFTALPLNTVVPPQRQATFEYSFIPAEPMGGRPFGLVINLNYRDVNGNVFQDAVFNQTVTIIEKEDGLDGETIFMYMFLAGLGLLVIVGLHQLLESRKRKRPVQKVEMGTSNQNDVDMSWIPQETLNQINKASPRRLPRKRAQKRSVGSDE, encoded by the exons ATGGGGCGCCTATCGCGGATGCTGTTGCTCGCCCTGCTGGTGTTCCCCGCCGCTGTGCTGctcggcggcgcccgccgcggcccag GTGCAGGCTTACTTGTTGCAGCTCAAGATGCTACAGAAGATGAGGAAGCTGTGGAAGATACTGTAGTtgaagatgaagatgatgaagCAGAAGTTGAAGAAGATGAGCCTACAGACTTG acagaagagaaagaggaagaagactTGTCAGGCGAACCTAAAGCCTCACCTAGTGCTGATACAACCATCTTATTTGTGAAAGGTGAAG ACTTTCCAGCAAACAACATTGTAAAATTTCTGGTAGGCTTCACCAATAAGGGTACAGAGGATTTTATTGTTGAGTCTCTAGATGCTTCTTTCCGTTACCCTCAAGACTACCAGTTTTATATCCAGAACTTCACAGCTCTCCCACTGAATACAGTAGTTCCACCACAGAGACAAGCCACGTTTGAGTACTCTTTCATCCCAGCTGAGCCTATGGGTGGCCGTCCTTTTGGACTAGTTATCAATCTAAACTACAGAGATGTAAAT GGCAATGTGTTCCAAGATGCTGTCTTCAATCAAACAGTTACAATTATTGAAAAAGAAGATGGGCTGGATGGAGAAAC GATCTTCATGTATATGTTCCTTGCTGGACTTGGTCTACTTGTCATTGTTGGCCTACATCAATTATTAGAATCCAGGAAG aggaagagaCCAGTACAGAAAGTAGAGATGGGAACATCAAATCAGAATGATGTTGATATGAGCTGGATTCCTCAAGAAACTTTAAATCAAATCA